Proteins encoded in a region of the Vicia villosa cultivar HV-30 ecotype Madison, WI linkage group LG5, Vvil1.0, whole genome shotgun sequence genome:
- the LOC131601084 gene encoding aspartate--tRNA ligase, chloroplastic/mitochondrial-like, with product MEQAEAKFGYLLKALDMGAPPHGGIAFGLDRLVMLLEGASSIRDVIAFPKTTTAQCALTRSPSEVDPQQLKDLSITT from the exons ATGGAGCAG gCTGAAGCAAAGTTTGGCTATCTTCTTAAAGCGCTTGACATGGGGGCTCCCCCACATG GAGGCATAGCTTTTGGTTTGGACAGACTGGTTATGTTGCTGGAAGGGGCTAGTTCAATCAGGGATGTCATTGCTTTCCCCAAAACAACTACTGCACAGTGTGCCCTGACCAGGTCTCCATCCGAAGTAGATCCGCAACAGCTGAAAGATCTTTCGATTACTACGTAG